CCACGAGCTCCGCGTCCGGCAGGTAGTGCGGCAGCGCCCGGATCCGGTCCGCGGGCACGCCGAGGGCGGTGAGCTGGCCCACGGCGTAGCCGCTGGGCGCCACGAAGCGGTCCACGGCCGCGAGCACCCGCGGCAGCTGGCGGGCGAGCCCCGCCGCGTACACCGCCGCCTCCGGCAGCGACCCGCGGCAGTTGAGCGCCAGGCCGGGCAGCGTCGTGCCGTGGTGACAGCGGAAGCACGGCTCGCCATCGCGGAAGGACACGCCGATGGCGCAGAACAGCCGGAAGTTGTGGAGGTGGAGCACCACCCGCGCCCCCGAGCTGCGCGCCGCCTCCAGGGCGCGCGGGCCGAACAGGGGCTGCATGTTGTGGCAGTGCACGATGCCCGCGCCGAGCTCGGTCGCAGCCCGGCCCACCGCGCGGGGGTCGTCGCCCCCGCGCAGCATGGCGGCCGCGGCACGGCCGCGCCCGGCAACGGCGGAGTCGCGGTCCAGCAGCCGGTGCTCCACGCCGGCGCCCTGCAGCGCCGCCGCGTGCAGCTCCACCGCGCGCTCCTCGCCGCCGCTCACGCGATAGCGGTTGTGGAGGATGAGCACCTTCACGT
The sequence above is drawn from the Thermoleophilaceae bacterium genome and encodes:
- a CDS encoding glycosyltransferase family 4 protein, with product MKVLILHNRYRVSGGEERAVELHAAALQGAGVEHRLLDRDSAVAGRGRAAAAMLRGGDDPRAVGRAATELGAGIVHCHNMQPLFGPRALEAARSSGARVVLHLHNFRLFCAIGVSFRDGEPCFRCHHGTTLPGLALNCRGSLPEAAVYAAGLARQLPRVLAAVDRFVAPSGYAVGQLTALGVPADRIRALPHYLPDAELVDASQADTGGYALAVGRLAAEKGFETAVEAAAIAGVPLKVAGEGPLRPALRRLVSARRAPVELLGRVDGRELRRLRRGAALFVAPTRGSESFGLSALEAMGAGVPVVAARAGALPELVGEQRCVPRDDPQALAAAMRALWDDPHRRRADGDALIARAGERFSQERFTTELLALYAGLG